Proteins encoded in a region of the Podarcis muralis chromosome 2, rPodMur119.hap1.1, whole genome shotgun sequence genome:
- the AKAP8L gene encoding LOW QUALITY PROTEIN: A-kinase anchor protein 8-like (The sequence of the model RefSeq protein was modified relative to this genomic sequence to represent the inferred CDS: inserted 1 base in 1 codon) translates to MADRLGERARPTVSGGGASELPLPSGAGGNGCEECGFXSGASTAIMSYSGYGNWNSGTNRGYEDYNYGYGYSQDNSGNYGYGMATSNSWEMPNSDTDMNYNASTGTSADVITKFNKRLDMVSHLETDTMQGGHYGSGGDRYDTYESYDSRPSLNDRDLYRSGYDYSEAEHDTDNAYEGHYDNSYGNRRDQYHNRARDNFGHRGQNWARDRRNNRPMASAYSGRMGGQWNEPPVPMGGRGHGPNRPPSLFSHKLFPEYNMFQGMRSFSGNMRFGGGGMKQRMRRNWKMWDADFKKKRIKNEHSANKRKQANSSDEPDSKAAKTDGSDNSDSDNEEGPEGEATEKGSKNEGEGEGGEDEERKGDSEKGAMTIQEEISQIKRKLQAGKKTQERQKKRYRDRMVERIQFVCSLCKYRTFYEDEMTNHLESKFHKEHFAFVGTKLPQQTADFLQEYVANKTKKTEERRKAIEDINAVIQQIYKDQDLTQDIGMEHFVKKVEAAHCVACDLFIPMQYGIIQKHLKSLDHNHNRRAMMEQSKKSSLVVARSILNNKLISKKLERYLKGENPFTDDPEEKEEHEEGEAGTSGNMEEGAAEGEENKVEEETKGGDNLAEEDVVEEGTAENKGNDDEEPPPGQMEEQNLNTSQESFAAEQEQEYDEEEDKEKEERKGVIPSEDMEPPDE, encoded by the exons ATGGCTGACCGGCTAGGTGAGCGAGCGCGGCCAACAGTGTCGGGAGGCGGGGCTAGCGAGCTGCCGTTGCCGTCTGGCGCAGGAGGTAACGGGTGTGAGGAGTGTGGTT GTAGTGGAGCCTCCACCGCCATCATGAGCTATTCAG GTTATGGAAACTGGAACTCTGGCACAAATAGAG GTTACGAGGACTATAATTATGGATATGGATACAGTCAGGATAACTCTGGCAATTATGGGTACGGTATGGCCACTTCAAACTCTTGGGAAATGCCTAATTCAGATACAGACATGAACTATAACGCATCCACTGGCACCAGTGCTGATGTAATAACAAAATTTAACAAGCGCTTAGATATGGTGTCTCATCTAGAAACTGACACGATGCAAGGAGGACATTATGGCTCAGGTGGAGACAG GTATGATACATATGAGTCCTACGACTCAAGGCCTTCACTAAACGACCGTGATCTGTACAGATCCGGCTATGATTACAGTGAAGCTGAACATGACACCGACAATGCCTATGAAGGCCACTATGACAACTCCTATGGGAACCGCAGGGACCAGTACCACAACAGAGCACGTGACAACTTTGGCCACCGGGGTCAGAACTGGGCCAGAGACAGGCGAAATAACAGACCCATGGCTTCTGCATATTCTGGGCGCATGGGCGGACAGTGGAATGAACCGCCAGTGCCAATGGGAGGACGGGGCCATGGCCCCAATAGGCCCCCATCCCTTTTCTCCCACAAACTATTCCCTGAATACAACATGTTCCAGGGAATGCGAAGTTTCTCTGGCAACATGCGCTTTGGAGGAGGCGGCATGAAACAACGAATGAGGAGAAACTGGAAAATGTGGGATGCAGATTTTAAA aaaaaaagaataaagaatgagCATTCTGCTAATAAACGAAAACAGGCTAACAGTTCTGATGAGCCTGACAGTAAGGCAGCAAAAACTGATGGCTCTGACAACTCTGACTCTGATAATG AAGAGGGCCCTGAAGGAGAAGCTACTGAGAAGGGTTCTAAAAAT gagggagagggagaaggaggtgaagatgaggaaagaaaaggagactCTGAGAAAG GAGCTATGACCATTCAAGAAGAGATCAGTCAAATCAAGCGCAAATTGCAAGCTGGTAAGAAAACTCAAGAGAGGCAAAAAAAGAGGTATCGTGATCGGATGGTGGAAAG GATTCAGTTTGTATGTTCGTTGTGCAAGTATCGCACTTTCTATGAGGATGAGATGACCAACCATTTGGAGAGCAAATTCCACAAGGAACACTTTGCATTTGTTGGAACCAAGCTGCCCCAGCAAACAGCTGACTTCCTCCAG gagtatgtTGCTAATAAAACAAAGAAGACAGAAGAACGCCGTAAAGCAATTGAAGATATTAATGCAGTTATACAACAGATCTACAAAGACCAAGATCTTACCCAGG ACATAGGTATGGAACATTTTGTAAAAAAGGTGGAGGCTGCTCACTGTGTTGCTTGTGACCTCTTCATTCCGATGCAGTATGGAATAATCCAGAAACATCTGAAATCCCTTGATCATAACCACAACCGCAGA GCTATGATGGAACAGTCAAAAAAATCATCATTAGTAGTTGCAAGAAGTATTCTTAACAATAAACTTATCAGCAAGAAATTGGAGCGATATCTGAAG GGGGAGAATCCCTTCACAGATGATCCTGAAGAGAAAGAGGAGCATGAGGAAGGTGAGGCAGGAACAAGTGGaaatatggaggagggagcagcTGAAGGTGAAGAAAACAAGGTTGAAGAAGAAACCAAAGGTGGAGACAATCTGGCTGAGGAAGACGTAGTTGAAGAAGGTACTGCAGAAAACAAAGGAAATGATGATGAAGAACCACCACCAGGACAAATGGAAGAGCAGAATTTGAACACATCCCAGGAATCATTTGCTGCCGAGCAGGAGCAAGaatatgatgaagaagaagacaaagaaaaagaagaaagaaaaggagtcaTACCTTCAGAGGATATGGAACCACCTGATGAGTGA